The genomic interval ATGCGGCGCAGCATGCCCGATATTTGACCTGCGGGGTTCATGAGGAGCTCCTTGCGCCCGGCCTTCTCCGCTGGCAGGGTGATCTCGCGGATAAGGGCTCCCTGGAAGGGGAAGGGGAGGGTGGGCACGCCCGCGCGCTCCCATTCCTCGATGAGGGGGTTGACGATGTTACGCATGGGCTTCCCGGAGTAGATACGGGTTACGCGGGTGTCCTCCTCGGAGGCCTCCAGGATGCGGCGCTTG from Dehalococcoidia bacterium carries:
- a CDS encoding nitronate monooxygenase, translating into KRRILEASEEDTRVTRIYSGKPMRNIVNPLIEEWERAGVPTLPFPFQGALIREITLPAEKAGRKELLMNPAGQISGMLRRIRPAREILEEMVAQAAEIIHRTLPSQVEARLD